A stretch of Astyanax mexicanus isolate ESR-SI-001 chromosome 21, AstMex3_surface, whole genome shotgun sequence DNA encodes these proteins:
- the ern2 gene encoding serine/threonine-protein kinase/endoribonuclease IRE1 isoform X2 → MEHRRLWGLWLAGLLACAAGFQFAGGSSVTLPESLLFVSTLDGSLHAVSKKTGDIKWTLKEDPIIQVPVYLPEPGFLPDPNDGSLYVLGGKNKEGLMKLPFTIPELVHSSPCRSSDGILYTGKKQDTWFVVDPQTGEKQTSLSTATSDSICPSAPLLYIGRTEYMITMYDTKTQELRWNATYNDYSAPLYDDQKYDYKMSHFASSGDGLVVTVDRDSGDVLWMQKFDSPVAGFYLWTQDSLRRAPHLTVATETLRYLTFTAQNAQSHTMRWTYQFTQEQHSTKTQLVPTLYVGKLDSHLYASTSLVHEGVAVVPHGLTLARIEGPITAGVTVGGGQSECEITPSTDVKYPPGSPNPLQNQWLLIGHHEVPPLAHTTMLREFPENLQRSGDVIPPRGSASSYRSGPHPSPPVSRKSSSPVLPDSLTSDPVTLIVVTLLLGAWLAFLLTFTRVRKPQRSVQPANSRLLTDQTSQTSQIIPIATETAPSSTYSNSSRSVHSGSASSSQTPQTPSSIKESLLPGTSSQSESVQPEVLEVGKISFSPAEVLGHGTEGTFVFRGHFDGRRVAVKRILPECVEFAEREVQLLRESDEHPNVIRYFCTERDRQFTYIAIELCAATLQQYVEDPACPYSNLDPVSLLEQTMCGLNHLHSLNIVHRDLKPRNILLSLPGVLGRVRAVISDFGLCKKLPDGRHSFSLRSGIPGTEGWIAPELLANDSGGNPTSAVDVFSAGCVFYYVVSRGQHPFGDTLRRQANILSGACSLEHFMEDLHEDVIGRDLIEGMISADPESRPSTASILKHPFFWSPEKQLQFFQDVSDRIEKEPPDSAVVVRLETAGRSVVRTNWRMHISAPLQADLRKFRTYKGNSVRDLLRAMRNKKHHYHELPPEVQSALGEVPEGFVSYFTSRFPRLLLHTHSALSICAPERLFHPYYHH, encoded by the exons ATGGAGCACCGGCGGCTGTGGGGGCTGTGGCTGGCGGGGCTGCTCGCGTGCGCGGCGGGCTTCCAG tTTGCAGGAGGTAGCTCAGTCACTCTCCCTGAGTCTTTACTGTTTGTCTCTACACTGGATGGGAGTCTCCATGCTGTTAGCAAAAAGACAGGGGACATTAAATGGACACTGAAAGAAG ATCCCATCATACAGGTTCCGGTTTACTTGCCAGA GCCAGGTTTCCTCCCTGACCCCAATGATGGCAGTCTGTATGTGCTTGGAGGAAAAAACAAAGAGGGCCTTATG AAACTGCCCTTCACTATACCAGAGCTAGTCCACTCATCTCCCTGCAGAAGCTCAGATGGAATCCTTTACACAG GTAAAAAACAAGACACATGGTTTGTAGTGGATCCTCAGACAGGTGAGAAGCAGACGAGTTTGAGTACTGCTACCTCCGACTCCATCTGCCCTTCTGCTCCTCTCCTCTACATCGGACGTACAG AGTACATGATCACCATGTATGACACGAAAACCCAGGAGCTTAGGTGGAACGCCACCTATAACGACTACTCTGCGCCTCTTTATGATGATCAGAAATACGATTACA AGATGTCCCACTTTGCATCCAGTGGGGATGGTCTGGTGGTGACAGTGGACCGGGACTCAGGCGATGTTCTGTGGATGCAGAAGTTCGATTCTCCTGTGGCCGGGTTCTACTTATGGACCCAGGACAGCCTGCGGCGAGCACCCCACCTGACTGTGGCCACAGAAACTCTGAGATATCTGACCTTCACCGCCCAGAACGCACAGTCGCACACCATGAGATGGACCTACCAGTTCACCCAGGAGCAGCACAGCACCAAGACACAGCTGGT TCCTACTCTATATGTTGGGAAGTTGGATTCTCACCTTTATGCTTCCACCTCTCTTGTGCATGAAGGAGTCGCTGTAGTG CCTCATGGCCTCACTCTGGCCCGGATTGAGGGGCCAATCACGGCTGGGGTCACGGTGGGTGGTGGGCAGAGCGAATGTGAAATCACACCAAGCACTGATGTGAAGTATCCACCAGGAAGTCCCAACCCCCTGCAGAACCAGTGGCTACTGATAG GCCATCATGAAGTTCCTCCTCTGGCCCACACTACCATGCTGAGAGAATTCCCAGAGAACCTGCAGCGTTCCGGTGACGTCATCCCCCCTCGCGGTTCTGCTTCCTCATATCGATCTGGACCTCACCCA TCACCACCAGTTAGCCGTAAGAGCTCTTCCCCTGTGCTGCCCGACTCCCTGACCTCTGATCCTGTGACCTTGATTGTGGTGACACTGCTACTGGGTGCATGGCTGGCCTTTTTGCTCACTTTCACACGA GTCAGAAAGCCCCAGAGGTCTGTGCAGCCTGCAAATTCTAGACTCCTGACTGATCAGACCAGTCAGACCAGTCAAATTATACCCATAGCAACAGAGACGGCCCCCTCATCCACCTACAGTAACAGCAGTCGCTCGGTCCACAGCGGCTCGGCCTCATCCAGTCAAACTCCGCAGACTCCCTCAAGCATTAAAGAGTCTCTTTTACCAGGGacgtccagccaatcagaga GTGTTCAGCCTGAAGTATTAGAAGTTGGTAAGATCTCCTTCAGCCCTGCAGAAGTGCTTGGACACGGGACAGAAGGGACATTCGTGTTTCG GGGTCACTTTGACGGCCGGCGTGTTGCAGTGAAGCGGATTCTACCTGAGTGTGTGGAGTTTGCTGAGCGGGAGGTGCAGCTGCTGCGGGAGTCTGACGAACACCCCAACGTCATCCGCTACTTCTGCACTGAACGAGACCGGCAGTTCACATACATCGCTATTGAATTATGTGCTGCCACTCTCCAACAG TATGTTGAAGACCCAGCCTGTCCATATTCCAACTTGGATCCTGTATCTCTGCTGGAACAGACTATGTGTGGGCTCAATCATCTGCACTCCCTCAACATTG TTCACAGGGATTTAAAGCCAAGAAATATTCTTCTCTCACTGCCGGGAGTGCTTGGTCGAGTGCGAGCTGTGATCTCCGATTTTGGCTTATGTAAAAAGCTTCCAGACGGACGCCACAGTTTTAGCCTGCGCTCGGGAATTCCCGGGACCGAGGGCTGGATCGCTCCAGAGTTACTCGCCAATGATTCGGGAGGAAACCCA ACGAGTGCAGTGGATGTGTTCTCAGCTGGCTGCGTCTTTTATTATGTGGTGTCCAGAGGACAGCACCCATTTGGGGACACTCTGCGGCGACAAGCTAACATCCTCTCTGGAGCCTGCAGCTTAGAGCACTTTATGGAGGATTTAcacg AGGATGTGATTGGGAGAGATTTAATTGAGGGAATGATAAGTGCTGATCCGGAGTCCCGCCCCTCCACAGCCTCTATTTTAAAACATCCGTTTTTCTGGAGCCCTGAGAAACAGTTGCAGTTCTTTCAG GATGTCAGTGACCGTATAGAAAAGGAGCCTCCAGACAGTGCTGTTGTAGTGCGTCTGGAGACAGCAGGTCGATCAGTTGTCAGAACTAATTGGAGGATGCACATCTCAGCGCCGCTACAGGCAG ATTTGAGAAAATTCCGCACCTACAAAGGAAACTCTGTGAGAGACCTGCTAAGAGCTATGAGAAATAAA AAACATCATTACCACGAGCTCCCCCCAGAGGTTCAGAGCGCGCTTGGCGAGGTCCCAGAAGGCTTCGTATCGTACTTCACCTCCCGTTTCCCGCGGTTACTGCTGCACACGCATTCTGCTCTCAGCATCTGTGCCCCAGAGAGACTTTTCCACCCCTACTACCACCACTAA
- the ern2 gene encoding serine/threonine-protein kinase/endoribonuclease IRE1 isoform X1, translating into MEHRRLWGLWLAGLLACAAGFQFAGGSSVTLPESLLFVSTLDGSLHAVSKKTGDIKWTLKEDPIIQVPVYLPEPGFLPDPNDGSLYVLGGKNKEGLMKLPFTIPELVHSSPCRSSDGILYTGKKQDTWFVVDPQTGEKQTSLSTATSDSICPSAPLLYIGRTEYMITMYDTKTQELRWNATYNDYSAPLYDDQKYDYKMSHFASSGDGLVVTVDRDSGDVLWMQKFDSPVAGFYLWTQDSLRRAPHLTVATETLRYLTFTAQNAQSHTMRWTYQFTQEQHSTKTQLVPTLYVGKLDSHLYASTSLVHEGVAVVPHGLTLARIEGPITAGVTVGGGQSECEITPSTDVKYPPGSPNPLQNQWLLIGHHEVPPLAHTTMLREFPENLQRSGDVIPPRGSASSYRSGPHPSPPVSRKSSSPVLPDSLTSDPVTLIVVTLLLGAWLAFLLTFTRQVRKPQRSVQPANSRLLTDQTSQTSQIIPIATETAPSSTYSNSSRSVHSGSASSSQTPQTPSSIKESLLPGTSSQSESVQPEVLEVGKISFSPAEVLGHGTEGTFVFRGHFDGRRVAVKRILPECVEFAEREVQLLRESDEHPNVIRYFCTERDRQFTYIAIELCAATLQQYVEDPACPYSNLDPVSLLEQTMCGLNHLHSLNIVHRDLKPRNILLSLPGVLGRVRAVISDFGLCKKLPDGRHSFSLRSGIPGTEGWIAPELLANDSGGNPTSAVDVFSAGCVFYYVVSRGQHPFGDTLRRQANILSGACSLEHFMEDLHEDVIGRDLIEGMISADPESRPSTASILKHPFFWSPEKQLQFFQDVSDRIEKEPPDSAVVVRLETAGRSVVRTNWRMHISAPLQADLRKFRTYKGNSVRDLLRAMRNKKHHYHELPPEVQSALGEVPEGFVSYFTSRFPRLLLHTHSALSICAPERLFHPYYHH; encoded by the exons ATGGAGCACCGGCGGCTGTGGGGGCTGTGGCTGGCGGGGCTGCTCGCGTGCGCGGCGGGCTTCCAG tTTGCAGGAGGTAGCTCAGTCACTCTCCCTGAGTCTTTACTGTTTGTCTCTACACTGGATGGGAGTCTCCATGCTGTTAGCAAAAAGACAGGGGACATTAAATGGACACTGAAAGAAG ATCCCATCATACAGGTTCCGGTTTACTTGCCAGA GCCAGGTTTCCTCCCTGACCCCAATGATGGCAGTCTGTATGTGCTTGGAGGAAAAAACAAAGAGGGCCTTATG AAACTGCCCTTCACTATACCAGAGCTAGTCCACTCATCTCCCTGCAGAAGCTCAGATGGAATCCTTTACACAG GTAAAAAACAAGACACATGGTTTGTAGTGGATCCTCAGACAGGTGAGAAGCAGACGAGTTTGAGTACTGCTACCTCCGACTCCATCTGCCCTTCTGCTCCTCTCCTCTACATCGGACGTACAG AGTACATGATCACCATGTATGACACGAAAACCCAGGAGCTTAGGTGGAACGCCACCTATAACGACTACTCTGCGCCTCTTTATGATGATCAGAAATACGATTACA AGATGTCCCACTTTGCATCCAGTGGGGATGGTCTGGTGGTGACAGTGGACCGGGACTCAGGCGATGTTCTGTGGATGCAGAAGTTCGATTCTCCTGTGGCCGGGTTCTACTTATGGACCCAGGACAGCCTGCGGCGAGCACCCCACCTGACTGTGGCCACAGAAACTCTGAGATATCTGACCTTCACCGCCCAGAACGCACAGTCGCACACCATGAGATGGACCTACCAGTTCACCCAGGAGCAGCACAGCACCAAGACACAGCTGGT TCCTACTCTATATGTTGGGAAGTTGGATTCTCACCTTTATGCTTCCACCTCTCTTGTGCATGAAGGAGTCGCTGTAGTG CCTCATGGCCTCACTCTGGCCCGGATTGAGGGGCCAATCACGGCTGGGGTCACGGTGGGTGGTGGGCAGAGCGAATGTGAAATCACACCAAGCACTGATGTGAAGTATCCACCAGGAAGTCCCAACCCCCTGCAGAACCAGTGGCTACTGATAG GCCATCATGAAGTTCCTCCTCTGGCCCACACTACCATGCTGAGAGAATTCCCAGAGAACCTGCAGCGTTCCGGTGACGTCATCCCCCCTCGCGGTTCTGCTTCCTCATATCGATCTGGACCTCACCCA TCACCACCAGTTAGCCGTAAGAGCTCTTCCCCTGTGCTGCCCGACTCCCTGACCTCTGATCCTGTGACCTTGATTGTGGTGACACTGCTACTGGGTGCATGGCTGGCCTTTTTGCTCACTTTCACACGA CAGGTCAGAAAGCCCCAGAGGTCTGTGCAGCCTGCAAATTCTAGACTCCTGACTGATCAGACCAGTCAGACCAGTCAAATTATACCCATAGCAACAGAGACGGCCCCCTCATCCACCTACAGTAACAGCAGTCGCTCGGTCCACAGCGGCTCGGCCTCATCCAGTCAAACTCCGCAGACTCCCTCAAGCATTAAAGAGTCTCTTTTACCAGGGacgtccagccaatcagaga GTGTTCAGCCTGAAGTATTAGAAGTTGGTAAGATCTCCTTCAGCCCTGCAGAAGTGCTTGGACACGGGACAGAAGGGACATTCGTGTTTCG GGGTCACTTTGACGGCCGGCGTGTTGCAGTGAAGCGGATTCTACCTGAGTGTGTGGAGTTTGCTGAGCGGGAGGTGCAGCTGCTGCGGGAGTCTGACGAACACCCCAACGTCATCCGCTACTTCTGCACTGAACGAGACCGGCAGTTCACATACATCGCTATTGAATTATGTGCTGCCACTCTCCAACAG TATGTTGAAGACCCAGCCTGTCCATATTCCAACTTGGATCCTGTATCTCTGCTGGAACAGACTATGTGTGGGCTCAATCATCTGCACTCCCTCAACATTG TTCACAGGGATTTAAAGCCAAGAAATATTCTTCTCTCACTGCCGGGAGTGCTTGGTCGAGTGCGAGCTGTGATCTCCGATTTTGGCTTATGTAAAAAGCTTCCAGACGGACGCCACAGTTTTAGCCTGCGCTCGGGAATTCCCGGGACCGAGGGCTGGATCGCTCCAGAGTTACTCGCCAATGATTCGGGAGGAAACCCA ACGAGTGCAGTGGATGTGTTCTCAGCTGGCTGCGTCTTTTATTATGTGGTGTCCAGAGGACAGCACCCATTTGGGGACACTCTGCGGCGACAAGCTAACATCCTCTCTGGAGCCTGCAGCTTAGAGCACTTTATGGAGGATTTAcacg AGGATGTGATTGGGAGAGATTTAATTGAGGGAATGATAAGTGCTGATCCGGAGTCCCGCCCCTCCACAGCCTCTATTTTAAAACATCCGTTTTTCTGGAGCCCTGAGAAACAGTTGCAGTTCTTTCAG GATGTCAGTGACCGTATAGAAAAGGAGCCTCCAGACAGTGCTGTTGTAGTGCGTCTGGAGACAGCAGGTCGATCAGTTGTCAGAACTAATTGGAGGATGCACATCTCAGCGCCGCTACAGGCAG ATTTGAGAAAATTCCGCACCTACAAAGGAAACTCTGTGAGAGACCTGCTAAGAGCTATGAGAAATAAA AAACATCATTACCACGAGCTCCCCCCAGAGGTTCAGAGCGCGCTTGGCGAGGTCCCAGAAGGCTTCGTATCGTACTTCACCTCCCGTTTCCCGCGGTTACTGCTGCACACGCATTCTGCTCTCAGCATCTGTGCCCCAGAGAGACTTTTCCACCCCTACTACCACCACTAA